The region TCGTCACCAGCTAGCCGTCCTGCCCCGGGCGGGAGCCAACCGCCCGGCGGAGGGCCCAACCCGGGCCGGCAGTCGGGCGGGACGTACGGCACCAGAACGGGTCAGACGTACCGCTCCAGAATGGACGCCTCGGCGAGCCGGGACAGGCCCTCGCGAACCCCACGGGCGCGGGCGTCGCCGACCCCGTCGACCGCCTGTAGGTCCTCGACCGTCGCCCCGAGTAGCCGTTGCAGGCTGCCGAAGTGGCTGACGAGCCGATCCACCACCGTGACCGGCAGCCGGGGAACCTTGGCGAGCAGGCGGTAGCCCCGAGGGCTGACCGCACCGTCAAGCGCGTCCGACGCCCCGGCATACCCGATCGCCTTCGCCACCGCGACCAGGTCGATCATCTCGATCGCGCTGAGCAGGTCGAGTTCGACCAGCGCCTCGTCGAGGGTGCGGGCCTTGCGCCCGGTGGGCAGGTAGTCGCGGATCACCAACGTACGGTCGGCGTCGACCCCGGCCATCAGCTCGTCGAGTTGGAGTGCGAGCAGCCGGCCATCGGTGCCGAGCTCGACGACGTAACCCGCGATCTCGTCGGCGATCCGGCGGACCATCTCCAGCCGCTGGACGACCACGACAGCATCGCGGACCGTGACCAGATCTTCGATCTCCAGTGCGGAGAGCGTGCCGGAGACCTCGTCCAGCCGTAGCTTGTATCGCTCCAGCGTGGCGAGGGCCTGGTTGGCCCGGGACAGGATCGCCGCCGAATCGTCGAGCACGTGACGCTGGCCGCTGACGTAGAGGCTGATGATCCGCATCGACTGGCTGACCGAGATGACCGGGTAGCCGGTCTGCCGGGCCACCCGCTCCGCGGTGCGGTGCCGGGTGCCGGACTCCTCGGTCGGGATGGTCGGGTCGGGCATCAGGTGCACCGCGGCGCGGACGATCCGGGTGCCGTCGCTGGAGAGCACGACCGCGCCGTCCATCTTGCACAGTTCGCGCACCCGGGTGGCAGAGAACTCGACATCGAGGGGGAAACCGCCGGTGCAGAGCGTCTCGACGATCTTGTCGTAGCCGAGCACGATCAACGCACCGGTACGACCCCGGAGAATCCGTTCCAAGCCGTCCCGGAGTGCGGTGCCCGGAGCCATCAGCGCAAGGTTGGCGCGCAGCGGATCTCCGGTTACGCCGGAGCCACTCATGGTCATGCCGGCGCTGACGGTGCGGGCTGTCGAGTTGACGGCAACGGCCCGGACATGGGTACTCCCATCCGTGGCTCGGTGAGCATCGCGGTCGACTGGCACCCGGACAGTCTACGGACTGGCATGCGTTCGGTGCTGTCGTGGTTACTGTGATGTGCCACTGTGTCCGTTCCCTTCGCCGTTGCGATCGCCGCCGCCGACGCCGACCCCCTCACCAATCACCCGTCAACCGGGCTGTTTCGGACATCGGGGCGGCGGTGCCGATGCGATGAACAGCGTAGGGAAGCGGCGCATCCGGTAGACCGGTGACGCATCCGGTCATTCCGCAGATGCCCGGGCAGCGCACTGAAGAGCCGAACGCACGTCGGTGACCTCCATCACCCGCATGCCCTCGGGGGTGACCCCGGTCGACTCCGGTCCGCAGCCCTGCGGCACCAGAGCGACCCGGAAACCGAGCCGCGCCGCCTCGGCCAACCGGCGGGGCACCGCGCCCACCCGACGCACCTCCCCGGTCAGCCCGACCTCACCGATCGCCACCAGGTGCGGCGCGAGGGCGAGGTTGAGGCCACCGGAGGCGACGGCGAGGGCCACCGCCAGGTCGGCGGCGGGCTCGACCACCCGGATGCCGCCGACGGTGGCGGCGAACACCTCCCGGTCGTGCAGGGTGAGCCGTTCGGTGCGGCGTTGCAGGACCGCCAGGACCATGGCCAGCCGCGCGCCGTCGAGGCCGGACACGGTACGCCGGGGCGACCCGGCGACGGTGGCCCCGATCAACGCCTGTACCTCGGTGACCAACGCGCGGCGGCCCTCCATCGAGACCGTGATGCAGGTCCCCGGCACCGGCTCGGAGTAGCGGGTGAGGAAGAGCCCGGAGGGATCGGCCAGGCTGCTGATGCCCCCCTCGTGCATCTCGAAACAACCGACCTCGTCGGCGGCACCGAACCGGTTCTTCACCCCCCGCACCATGCGGAGCGAGGAGTGCTTGTCACCCTCGAAATGCAGCACCACGTCGACCAGGTGCTCCAGCACCCGGGGTCCGGCGACCTGGCCGTCCTTGGTGACGTGCCCGACCAGCACGGTGGCGATGCCCCGCTCCTTGGCGACCGCCACCAGCGCGGCGGTTACCGCTCGGACCTGGGTCACTCCGCCTGGTACGCCCTCGGCACCGGGCATGGAGATGGTCTGCACCGAGTCGAGCACCAGTAGCCCCGGCTTCACCGCGTCGAGGTGGCCGAGGACCGCCCCGAGGTCACTCTCGGCGGCGAGGTAGAGCTGCTCGTGCAGGGTGCCCATCCGTTCCGCGCGCAGTCGTACCTGGCTGACCGACTCCTCGCCGCTTACTACGAGCGACGGGCTGCCGGCCCCGACTGCCCACTGCTGGGCCACGTCGAGCAGCAGGGTGGACTTTCCGACCCCCGGCTCACCGGCCAGCAGCACCACCGCACCGGGCACCAGGCCACCACCGAGCACCCGGTCGAGCTCGGGCACTCCGGTCGGCCGGGCCTTGGCCGGCGCGGCGCTGATGGTGGCGATCGGTCGGGCGGGCTCGGCGGGTGCCCGGGAGCTGACCACCCGGCCGGAGACGGTCGGGCCGGTGACGGTCGACTCGACGACCGATCCCCACTCGCCGCACTCCGGGCAGCGGCCAACCCACTTGGGTGGCTGGTGCCCGCAGGCGTCGCACTCGTAGGCGGGCCGGGCTTCGCGGGTCGCGGGGCGGGCGCGGGTGGCGGCGCCCCGGGGGGTGGCTCGGGAGGTCACCCCCTGGACGCTAGCCAACTCCTACGACGAAACCGGGCCGGCGTGGTCTGCGCCACGCCGGCCCGGTGCCGACTGTCCGTGTCGTACGGCTGCGCTCAGCCGTGCCCGTTGCCCTCGTCGTGCTGCAGCGGGGTCGCTTCTGGATTCGGGGTGAGCGGCACCGCGATTGAGGCCGGGGTACGCAGTTCCTTGCCGTCCACGCTGAAGACCAGGTTGATCGACTGACCCGCGGTCAGTGCCGACTTCAGGCCCTTGATCTGGAGGTGGCGACCGGTGGTCCGGTTGAGGACGGCGTAGCTGTTCGCCGCGATCTCGATCGTGGCCGGCTCGTCAGCGGGGGCGGCCGGTGGCGTGGTGGCCTCGGGCGGAGTCACGGTCGCCGACGCACCCGGTACGGCGGATCCGTCCGGTGCCGCAGTTCCGGTAGCCGTGGGCTCGACCGGGGTCACCGACGGGCTCGCCGATGCCGCGCCGTCCGCCAGCACCACGACGTTGCCACTGTCGGAGGTGACCTTTACGGTCACCGTCTTCGGCGAGTCGTTGTAGAGCACCACCTGGATCGGCGCGTCACCGCCGGCCGGGTATCCCTTCGGGTCCTGGTAGCTGACCAACAGGTTGCGGACCTTGAAGGCACCATCCGCCGTCTGGGCGTTGATCCCGTCGATGCTGGGCGCCTTGTTGGCGGTCTCGGCGATCTGGCCTGCCCCACAGCCGGACATCAGCAGGGCGGTCGCCGCCGTACCGGCCAGCAGCACCGCGGCCCGCCGGGCCCCCCTGATCGAGCGCGTCACGTCGGTCCTCCTCGTTACGATCCCGGCCGGCCACCCGAGGCGGTGGCCATACCGCGCAGACCGGGCTCCAGGGTAATGGGGGTGATCTGCGCCCGTACGCCGACCCGGGCATTAGTCGCCGATACGCGAGTCGGTTACACCACCCGACCGCTGACCACGAGCAGGACGACGTCGATGACCGCCACGAGCATCACCGCCCGGAACACCGCCACCGGGCGATCACCTCGGCCGGCCGCCGCGCGGGAGACGTACCAGCCGGCAGGTAGGACCACGGCGGCGACCGCGATCGCCGCGAGCCCGGACCACGACGGCGGCCCGGGGGGCCCGAGGACCAGCATGGCGGTCGCGGCGAGCAGCAGTCCGGCTGCGGCCACCCGCGACCCCGCCGCACCGATCCGGTGCGGTAGCCCGTGCACCCCGGTCCGGGCGTCGTCGGCCAGATCGGGCAACACGTTGGCGAAGTGCGCGCCGGCCCCGAGCAGCGCCCCCGCCGCCACCAGCCAGGCCGGCGGGGCGGGCGCACCCGGCAGGGCGAGTACGACGAAGGCCGGCAGCGCCCCGAAGGAGAGCGCGTACGGCAGCACACTGGCCGGAGTGGACTTCAGCGGCCAGTTGTAGAGCAGGGCGGAGACCAGGGCGACGGTGACCCAGAACGCGGCGGTCGGGTTCGAGGTCAGCGCCAGCGGTGGCGTGGCCAGGGCGGCCAGCAGACCGGCGAGCCCTACCGTCCGCCGACTGACCGTGCCTGCGGCGACCGGTTTGTCGGCCCGGCCGACCGAGGCGTCCCGGTCGGCGTCGAGCCAGTCGTTGAGCCAACCGACCGCGAGTTGGCTGGACAGCACCGCCGCCGCCACGATCGCCACGCCGAGCGGGCGATGCCCGACACCCCAGGCGAGTAGCGCCGACACGCCGGTCACCGCCGCCGCCGGTTCCGGATGACTCGCCCGAATCAGGCCTGACACCAATCCCGACATACCTGGAAGTCTGGCCCTGACCGGTGGATCGTGCCAGGCTCAGTCCATGCGGGACGGGCTGTCGAGGGCGACTCGGGTCCAGGTCAGGGAACTGCCGCGCAACGATCTCCGGCAGTACGACGACCTGGCTGGTGAGTGGTGGCGGCCCGAGGGGGCCTTCGCGATGCTGCACTGGCTGGCCGAGGCCCGGGCCCGGTTGATCCCCCCGGCACGTCGTGCCGGGGCGATACTCGCCGACGTCGGTTGTGGAGCGGGGCTGCTCACGCCGTACCTGGTCGGCAAGGGCTATCGACATGTCGGCGTGGATCTGGTCCGGTCCGCGTTGGAGCAGGCCGCCGCACACGGCGTGACCACGGTGAATGGTGATGCCACGGCGATCCCGCTGGCGGACGGCTGTGCGGACGTGGTCTCCGCAGGTGAGCTGCTGGAACACGTACCGGACTGGCCTGCGGCGGTGGCCGAGGTGTGCCGGGTGCTTCGACCGGGCGGGAC is a window of Micromonospora polyrhachis DNA encoding:
- the disA gene encoding DNA integrity scanning diadenylate cyclase DisA, whose protein sequence is MPVDRDAHRATDGSTHVRAVAVNSTARTVSAGMTMSGSGVTGDPLRANLALMAPGTALRDGLERILRGRTGALIVLGYDKIVETLCTGGFPLDVEFSATRVRELCKMDGAVVLSSDGTRIVRAAVHLMPDPTIPTEESGTRHRTAERVARQTGYPVISVSQSMRIISLYVSGQRHVLDDSAAILSRANQALATLERYKLRLDEVSGTLSALEIEDLVTVRDAVVVVQRLEMVRRIADEIAGYVVELGTDGRLLALQLDELMAGVDADRTLVIRDYLPTGRKARTLDEALVELDLLSAIEMIDLVAVAKAIGYAGASDALDGAVSPRGYRLLAKVPRLPVTVVDRLVSHFGSLQRLLGATVEDLQAVDGVGDARARGVREGLSRLAEASILERYV
- the radA gene encoding DNA repair protein RadA, whose protein sequence is MTSRATPRGAATRARPATREARPAYECDACGHQPPKWVGRCPECGEWGSVVESTVTGPTVSGRVVSSRAPAEPARPIATISAAPAKARPTGVPELDRVLGGGLVPGAVVLLAGEPGVGKSTLLLDVAQQWAVGAGSPSLVVSGEESVSQVRLRAERMGTLHEQLYLAAESDLGAVLGHLDAVKPGLLVLDSVQTISMPGAEGVPGGVTQVRAVTAALVAVAKERGIATVLVGHVTKDGQVAGPRVLEHLVDVVLHFEGDKHSSLRMVRGVKNRFGAADEVGCFEMHEGGISSLADPSGLFLTRYSEPVPGTCITVSMEGRRALVTEVQALIGATVAGSPRRTVSGLDGARLAMVLAVLQRRTERLTLHDREVFAATVGGIRVVEPAADLAVALAVASGGLNLALAPHLVAIGEVGLTGEVRRVGAVPRRLAEAARLGFRVALVPQGCGPESTGVTPEGMRVMEVTDVRSALQCAARASAE
- a CDS encoding methyltransferase domain-containing protein; its protein translation is MRDGLSRATRVQVRELPRNDLRQYDDLAGEWWRPEGAFAMLHWLAEARARLIPPARRAGAILADVGCGAGLLTPYLVGKGYRHVGVDLVRSALEQAAAHGVTTVNGDATAIPLADGCADVVSAGELLEHVPDWPAAVAEVCRVLRPGGTLVLDTLNDTALSRLLAVRVAERLVGVPRGIHDPDLFVDVRELTAQCARHGVRLRVRGVRPTAWPVTRWLLGRAVPALGRNGLGGPGVPRIVPTWSTAVLYQGLGVKAG
- a CDS encoding UbiA family prenyltransferase, producing the protein MSGLVSGLIRASHPEPAAAVTGVSALLAWGVGHRPLGVAIVAAAVLSSQLAVGWLNDWLDADRDASVGRADKPVAAGTVSRRTVGLAGLLAALATPPLALTSNPTAAFWVTVALVSALLYNWPLKSTPASVLPYALSFGALPAFVVLALPGAPAPPAWLVAAGALLGAGAHFANVLPDLADDARTGVHGLPHRIGAAGSRVAAAGLLLAATAMLVLGPPGPPSWSGLAAIAVAAVVLPAGWYVSRAAAGRGDRPVAVFRAVMLVAVIDVVLLVVSGRVV